In a genomic window of Hyphomonas sp.:
- a CDS encoding peptidylprolyl isomerase gives MVRRSLMAVMVGVGALAACQTTPVPDPAPAAVPAHPPAPEAPWREVAAENLVILQTVTGAIVIELAPEAAPAHVAQFRNAIRANLYNGEYFYRVIDGHVAQAGLEFEHRLDAWDTVPLEADRTVEAAGFAPLGNADLFAPEAGHRDGFAVGRDGNTEWLLHCPGALGMARDTPPDSGATEFFVPIGQRRYLDRNYTIFGRVISGMEHVNRLERVAPAGEAEIPAFTDPATAEAAFAARAQALSANRILSIGLAADMPEDLRPRWEVMATPGAEWEALKTSKRDYGIYDAFVVTPPKRLDICTLPVPARPVHAD, from the coding sequence ATGGTGCGCAGATCCCTTATGGCAGTGATGGTCGGCGTCGGGGCACTGGCCGCATGCCAGACGACGCCTGTTCCGGACCCGGCACCGGCCGCCGTCCCGGCACACCCCCCTGCCCCGGAGGCGCCCTGGCGGGAGGTGGCGGCCGAGAATCTGGTCATCCTGCAGACCGTGACGGGCGCAATCGTCATCGAACTCGCCCCCGAGGCGGCGCCCGCCCATGTCGCGCAGTTCCGGAACGCCATCCGAGCCAATCTCTACAATGGTGAGTATTTCTATCGCGTGATCGATGGCCATGTCGCGCAGGCCGGGTTGGAATTCGAACACCGTCTCGATGCGTGGGATACAGTACCGCTGGAGGCCGACCGCACCGTCGAGGCCGCCGGGTTTGCCCCCCTGGGCAATGCCGACCTGTTTGCGCCCGAAGCTGGCCACCGGGATGGCTTCGCCGTGGGCCGGGATGGCAATACGGAGTGGCTGTTGCACTGCCCCGGCGCGCTGGGCATGGCGCGGGACACGCCACCGGATTCCGGAGCGACCGAGTTCTTCGTCCCCATCGGCCAGCGCCGCTATCTCGACCGGAACTACACGATCTTCGGCCGGGTGATTTCGGGCATGGAACATGTCAACCGGCTGGAACGCGTCGCGCCCGCCGGCGAAGCGGAGATCCCGGCCTTCACCGATCCGGCGACGGCAGAGGCGGCCTTTGCCGCCCGCGCGCAGGCACTGTCGGCCAACCGGATCCTTTCCATCGGCCTCGCCGCCGACATGCCCGAAGACCTGCGCCCGCGCTGGGAAGTGATGGCGACGCCGGGCGCGGAATGGGAGGCGCTGAAGACCTCCAAGCGCGATTACGGCATCTATGACGCCTTTGTCGTCACCCCGCCAAAGCGGCTCGACATCTGCACGCTGCCTGTCCCGGCGAGACCCGTGCACGCCGATTGA
- a CDS encoding 50S ribosomal protein L11 methyltransferase, which translates to MYQISAKGARAPVETAWDALAWADPSPAGAVDAKEDGRGSWRLDAFAETEDEARACVAIIEEAAPELTARIEQVIEQDWVTLSLEGLPPVVAGPFIVAGSHALARQSPGKISVLIEAGPAFGTGHHGTTLGCLKALDAVRRRRKVGKVLDLGTGSGVLAIAALKAGASSAIGTDIDLDSVLVANENARKNQVNGFTALHVTGANTPRIRQGGPYDTVFANILMRPLIGLAPDIAALTAPGGTIILSGLLHHQAPPVRNAFASRGLDFQGRIREDGWSTLVFRKPG; encoded by the coding sequence ATGTATCAGATAAGTGCAAAGGGCGCGCGGGCGCCAGTCGAAACGGCGTGGGATGCGCTGGCCTGGGCGGATCCCTCTCCGGCCGGAGCAGTCGATGCCAAGGAAGATGGCCGGGGAAGCTGGCGGCTCGATGCCTTTGCCGAAACCGAGGACGAGGCCCGAGCCTGCGTCGCAATCATCGAAGAGGCCGCGCCGGAACTGACCGCCCGCATCGAACAGGTCATCGAGCAGGATTGGGTCACCCTGTCCCTCGAAGGTTTGCCGCCGGTCGTGGCTGGTCCGTTCATCGTCGCCGGCAGCCACGCGCTGGCGCGCCAGTCGCCGGGCAAGATTTCCGTGCTGATCGAGGCAGGCCCGGCTTTCGGCACCGGCCATCACGGCACAACTCTGGGCTGCCTGAAGGCGCTGGACGCGGTGCGTCGACGGCGCAAGGTCGGCAAGGTGCTGGATCTGGGAACTGGCTCCGGCGTGCTGGCGATTGCCGCCCTCAAGGCAGGCGCGTCCTCGGCCATCGGAACCGACATAGACCTCGATAGCGTTCTTGTGGCCAATGAGAATGCCCGGAAAAATCAGGTCAACGGCTTCACCGCGCTGCATGTGACGGGCGCCAACACGCCCCGCATCCGCCAGGGCGGGCCATACGACACGGTATTCGCCAACATATTGATGCGCCCGCTGATCGGTCTGGCGCCGGATATCGCAGCGCTCACCGCGCCGGGCGGGACGATCATCCTGTCCGGATTGCTGCACCATCAGGCGCCGCCGGTGCGCAACGCGTTCGCCTCGCGCGGGCTGGATTTCCAGGGCCGCATCCGGGAGGATGGCTGGTCAACGCTGGTGTTCCGCAAGCCGGGCTGA
- a CDS encoding DUF2256 domain-containing protein has translation MSRPASRPKRVSKADLPQKPCAVCNRPFAWRKKWARVWDDVKYCSERCRRDARKR, from the coding sequence ATGTCCAGACCCGCCAGCAGACCGAAGCGTGTCAGCAAGGCTGACCTGCCGCAGAAACCTTGTGCCGTCTGCAATCGCCCATTTGCATGGCGGAAGAAATGGGCGCGGGTCTGGGACGATGTGAAATACTGTTCCGAACGGTGCCGCCGCGACGCCCGGAAGCGCTGA
- a CDS encoding aminopeptidase P family protein yields the protein MRQTFDIKGGPQDGRAHLPLVREQLSKAGLDGLYVPHDDEYQNEYLPDANERLAWVSGFTGSFGSAFVFTDRAVIFADGRYTLQVADQTDPDLWQVQSVPEPGPFGWLKAQDMAGKRIGYDPKLMSPNDVAAMETAAKAAGADLVAVADNPIDLAWADRPDQPAAPVVPHDVKFAGKAHDTKRAEIGRTLKADKLDAAVITSPASIAWAFNIRGGDVSCTPLPLGRAILFADGSADLFLDEVKVSDELRQHLGNSVTLRPLADLEKGLADLKGKSVSIDPDVASAWFFDQLEQAGAKPVRQRDPVALPKARKNEAELAGSAAAHIRDGVALTRFLHWLDTDAQSGEITEIEAAIKLEEFRDELGGLNDLSFPTISGAGPNGALPHYRVSTASNRKLERGSLYLVDSGGQYLDGTTDVTRTVPIGDPSADMRRHYTQVLKGHIALAVVRFPKGTTGTHLDVLARHALWQAGLDYQHGTGHGVGVYLGVHEGPQRIAKGWSPVPLETGMIVSNEPGYYREGQYGIRIENLQFVTAPAPIEGGEIDMYGFECLTFAPLARDLIDLAHLTRDERDWVDAYHAKVYELLADKLDGPVKDWLRAACLPL from the coding sequence ATGAGACAGACTTTCGACATCAAGGGCGGCCCGCAGGACGGACGCGCCCATTTGCCCCTCGTTCGCGAACAGCTTTCCAAGGCGGGCCTCGATGGCCTTTATGTTCCGCATGATGATGAATACCAGAACGAATACCTGCCCGACGCGAATGAGCGTCTGGCCTGGGTCAGCGGCTTTACCGGTTCGTTCGGGTCCGCCTTCGTGTTCACCGACCGCGCCGTGATCTTCGCTGACGGTCGCTACACGCTTCAGGTGGCTGACCAGACCGATCCGGACCTCTGGCAGGTTCAGTCCGTGCCGGAGCCTGGCCCCTTCGGATGGCTGAAGGCGCAGGACATGGCGGGCAAGCGGATCGGCTATGATCCGAAACTGATGAGCCCGAATGATGTGGCCGCCATGGAAACGGCGGCCAAGGCCGCAGGGGCGGACCTCGTGGCGGTGGCCGACAATCCGATCGATCTTGCCTGGGCAGACCGCCCCGACCAGCCTGCAGCGCCCGTCGTGCCACATGACGTGAAATTTGCCGGCAAGGCGCATGACACCAAGCGCGCTGAAATCGGCCGGACGCTGAAGGCAGACAAGCTGGACGCGGCGGTGATCACGTCGCCGGCCTCCATCGCCTGGGCCTTCAATATCCGTGGCGGGGATGTCAGCTGCACGCCGCTGCCGCTCGGACGTGCCATCCTGTTTGCAGACGGGTCGGCAGATCTGTTCCTGGACGAGGTGAAAGTCTCGGATGAACTGCGCCAACATCTGGGCAACAGCGTCACGCTGCGCCCGCTGGCGGATCTCGAAAAAGGCCTTGCAGACCTGAAGGGCAAGTCGGTCAGCATCGACCCGGATGTCGCCTCGGCCTGGTTCTTCGACCAGTTGGAGCAGGCGGGTGCGAAGCCCGTGCGCCAGCGCGACCCAGTGGCCCTGCCCAAGGCCCGCAAGAATGAAGCGGAACTTGCCGGTTCGGCCGCCGCGCACATCCGGGATGGCGTGGCCCTGACCCGGTTCCTGCACTGGCTCGACACCGACGCCCAGAGCGGCGAGATCACCGAAATCGAGGCGGCCATCAAGCTGGAAGAATTCCGCGACGAGCTGGGCGGTCTGAACGATCTGTCCTTCCCGACCATTTCCGGGGCCGGACCGAATGGCGCGTTGCCGCATTATCGCGTGTCCACTGCGTCGAACCGCAAGCTCGAACGCGGCAGCCTGTATCTCGTGGACAGCGGCGGCCAGTATCTGGACGGCACGACGGATGTGACCCGTACCGTCCCGATCGGTGATCCGAGTGCGGACATGCGCCGTCACTATACCCAGGTCCTGAAGGGGCATATTGCCCTTGCCGTGGTCCGCTTTCCGAAAGGTACCACAGGCACCCATCTGGATGTGCTGGCCCGTCACGCGCTGTGGCAGGCCGGGCTCGACTACCAGCACGGCACCGGCCATGGTGTCGGCGTCTATCTCGGGGTGCATGAAGGCCCTCAGCGCATCGCCAAGGGTTGGAGCCCGGTGCCGCTGGAGACCGGCATGATCGTTTCGAACGAGCCGGGCTATTACAGGGAAGGCCAGTACGGCATCCGGATCGAAAATCTGCAATTTGTCACCGCACCGGCGCCCATCGAGGGCGGCGAGATCGACATGTATGGCTTCGAATGCCTGACATTCGCCCCGCTTGCGCGGGACCTGATCGATCTGGCCCACCTGACCCGGGACGAGCGCGACTGGGTCGATGCCTATCATGCGAAAGTCTATGAATTGCTGGCCGACAAGCTCGATGGCCCGGTAAAGGACTGGCTGCGTGCGGCCTGCCTGCCGCTCTAG
- a CDS encoding DNA repair protein RecN, with translation MILSLSIRDFVLIDRLDIEPGNGFTALTGETGAGKSIILDALSVAMGHGSDRAMIRAGQDQSSVAVEFSPPVDHPVWAALAESGIDATPDETLTLKRVLRRAGPARAFLNDQPVSAALLSEIGDLLVEIHGQHAASSLMKPSSHRRLLDQFAGNESLLKACAEAHALMAEAVGKREALEAAHAKAIEQRDWLSEAVDELSGLGPRAGEAAQLTERRTLLMQSERVTEAVREAETVLEDSGVEDALARAARATDRICRLPGFEASDEALPVAARAAAEAVERALIEAREAASAIGQLERLVDHDSAELDSAEARLFALRAAARKHGCDPDLLPDMLDSLSQRLDLVEAGEDALKAARKAEAAARADWHQAAGKLSEARKAAATRLEKAIARELKPLKLGRSVIRVAIAPLPDGEGGPHGTDRIEFDAETNPGAGFGPLRKIASGGELARVSLALKCALAEAGTAPTLIFDEADQGVGGAVAAAIGERLVSLGQSRQVFAITHSPQVAASAATQWLVEKGAGGSRIRGLDDSSRQEEIARMLSGAEVTAEARAAAGRLLEDA, from the coding sequence ATGATCCTTTCACTTTCGATACGTGATTTTGTCCTGATTGACCGCCTGGACATCGAACCCGGCAACGGCTTCACCGCGCTGACGGGCGAAACCGGGGCGGGCAAATCCATCATTCTAGATGCCTTGTCCGTGGCGATGGGGCACGGGTCCGACCGCGCCATGATCCGGGCAGGGCAGGACCAGTCATCCGTGGCGGTGGAGTTTTCTCCTCCTGTCGATCACCCTGTCTGGGCGGCGCTTGCCGAAAGCGGAATTGACGCCACGCCGGACGAGACCCTGACCCTGAAGCGCGTGCTGCGCCGGGCGGGTCCGGCCCGGGCCTTCCTGAATGACCAGCCGGTCAGCGCTGCGCTTCTGTCGGAGATCGGGGACCTTCTGGTCGAGATTCATGGTCAGCATGCGGCCTCTTCCCTGATGAAGCCGTCATCGCACAGACGCTTGCTGGACCAGTTTGCCGGCAATGAGTCCCTGTTGAAGGCGTGCGCGGAGGCCCATGCCCTGATGGCAGAGGCCGTCGGGAAACGGGAAGCCCTGGAGGCGGCGCATGCAAAGGCCATCGAGCAGCGCGACTGGCTGAGTGAGGCGGTGGACGAATTGTCCGGGCTCGGGCCGCGGGCCGGGGAGGCTGCCCAGCTGACCGAACGCCGAACCCTGCTGATGCAGTCCGAGCGGGTCACCGAAGCGGTCCGGGAAGCGGAAACGGTGCTTGAGGATTCCGGAGTGGAGGATGCGCTGGCCCGGGCCGCGCGGGCGACGGATCGCATCTGCCGTCTGCCCGGTTTCGAGGCGTCTGACGAGGCTCTGCCCGTCGCGGCACGCGCAGCTGCAGAGGCGGTCGAACGGGCCCTGATCGAGGCACGTGAAGCGGCCAGCGCGATTGGCCAGCTGGAACGCCTGGTCGATCACGACTCGGCTGAACTGGACAGTGCTGAGGCTCGCCTGTTTGCCTTGCGTGCGGCCGCCCGAAAGCATGGCTGCGATCCCGACCTCCTGCCGGACATGCTGGACTCGCTCAGCCAGCGTCTTGACCTGGTCGAAGCGGGGGAAGATGCCCTTAAGGCCGCCCGAAAGGCCGAGGCGGCTGCGCGCGCTGACTGGCACCAGGCCGCCGGCAAGCTGTCGGAGGCTCGCAAGGCGGCGGCCACACGACTCGAAAAGGCCATTGCGCGGGAGTTGAAGCCCCTGAAGCTTGGCCGCTCTGTCATCCGCGTGGCGATCGCGCCCCTGCCGGACGGCGAGGGCGGGCCGCACGGCACCGACCGGATCGAGTTCGATGCCGAGACCAATCCCGGGGCCGGCTTCGGACCGCTTCGCAAGATCGCGTCCGGCGGGGAACTGGCACGGGTGTCGCTGGCGCTGAAATGCGCCCTCGCCGAAGCTGGCACCGCGCCGACACTGATCTTCGATGAGGCCGATCAGGGAGTAGGCGGCGCCGTGGCGGCGGCCATTGGCGAACGCCTGGTCTCGCTTGGCCAGTCCCGCCAGGTCTTCGCCATCACGCACAGCCCACAGGTCGCCGCCTCTGCAGCCACCCAATGGCTCGTGGAGAAGGGGGCTGGCGGCTCACGCATACGCGGGCTAGATGACAGCAGCAGGCAGGAAGAAATTGCCCGAATGTTGTCCGGCGCCGAAGTCACCGCAGAGGCCCGCGCAGCAGCCGGGAGGTTGTTGGAGGATGCATGA
- the ligA gene encoding NAD-dependent DNA ligase LigA translates to MSEAIPVETLTPEEAAAELARLAALIAEADAAYYQEDAPVLTDAEYDAARQRNLAIEARFPDLKREDSPSDRVGAAAQDGFTKAAHAAPMLSLDNAFSDEDVEEFAGRIRRFLGLGADETLDITAEPKIDGLSLSLTYEKGLLKRAATRGNGQVGEDVTANAKTLKDIPAKLAGQGWPEFIEIRGEVYMSHADFAALNAREEAAGRKVFANPRNAAAGSLRQLDTEITKSRPLNFFAYAFAAESASFADTQMAAVAALSDWGFKTNPLMACSDGVARLIETYRDIEKQRATLGYDIDGVVYKVNRLDWQQRLGFVSRAPRWAIAHKFPAEKATTRLEAIDIQVGRTGSLTPVARLTPVTVGGVVVSNATLHNEDEIERLGVKPGDTVEIQRAGDVIPQVLRVVKDGGGAPWHMPETCPVCGSAAVREIDDKGEADVRRRCTGGLVCPAQAVERLKHFVSRKALDIDGLGAKQVQLFHEKGVVRAPQDIFRLADRIAAEGLPPLEEWDGFGKASARKLFDAIDARRNVPFARFLNGLGIRHVGQTTSQLYARHFLTWQAFWQTVERAAEGGADSEAFAELTGIDGIGQAAAGALVDFDAEPHNRDMLAALLSEVTIQDEEAVASDSPVAGKTIVFTGTLERMTRDEAKARASALGAKVSGSVSAKTDILVAGPGAGSKLKKAETLGVQTLTEDEWFDLIGGQAGAE, encoded by the coding sequence ATGAGCGAGGCAATTCCGGTCGAGACCCTCACCCCGGAAGAGGCGGCCGCTGAACTTGCGCGCCTCGCCGCGCTGATCGCCGAAGCCGATGCGGCCTATTACCAGGAAGATGCACCGGTCCTCACCGATGCGGAATATGATGCAGCCCGCCAGCGCAACCTCGCCATCGAGGCCCGCTTCCCGGATCTCAAGCGGGAAGACAGTCCGTCCGACCGCGTCGGCGCCGCGGCGCAGGACGGCTTCACCAAGGCCGCACATGCTGCGCCCATGCTCTCGCTCGACAATGCGTTCTCGGATGAGGATGTCGAGGAATTCGCCGGACGTATCCGCCGGTTTCTCGGCCTTGGCGCGGACGAGACACTGGACATCACAGCCGAGCCCAAGATTGATGGCCTGTCGCTCAGCCTGACCTATGAGAAGGGTCTGCTGAAACGCGCTGCAACACGGGGAAACGGCCAGGTCGGCGAAGATGTCACCGCCAACGCGAAGACGCTGAAGGACATTCCGGCCAAACTTGCAGGGCAGGGCTGGCCGGAATTCATCGAGATCCGCGGCGAGGTCTATATGAGCCATGCCGATTTTGCGGCGCTCAATGCGCGCGAGGAGGCCGCCGGCCGCAAGGTCTTCGCCAATCCGCGCAATGCCGCCGCCGGCAGCCTGCGCCAGCTCGACACCGAGATCACCAAATCCCGTCCGCTCAATTTCTTCGCCTATGCCTTCGCGGCCGAAAGCGCGTCCTTTGCCGACACCCAGATGGCGGCGGTGGCCGCGCTGTCAGACTGGGGCTTCAAAACCAACCCGCTGATGGCTTGCAGTGACGGTGTCGCGAGACTGATTGAAACTTATCGGGACATAGAGAAACAGCGTGCAACGCTGGGCTATGACATCGATGGCGTCGTCTACAAGGTGAACCGGCTCGACTGGCAGCAGCGCCTCGGCTTTGTCAGCCGCGCCCCGCGCTGGGCCATTGCCCACAAATTCCCGGCCGAGAAGGCCACCACCCGGCTGGAGGCCATCGACATCCAGGTCGGCCGCACCGGGTCGCTGACGCCGGTTGCGCGGCTGACACCGGTCACGGTTGGCGGCGTGGTGGTATCGAATGCAACGCTGCACAATGAAGATGAAATCGAACGGCTCGGTGTGAAACCGGGTGACACGGTTGAAATACAGCGGGCAGGGGATGTGATCCCCCAGGTTCTGCGTGTGGTGAAGGATGGCGGCGGTGCGCCCTGGCACATGCCGGAGACCTGTCCGGTGTGCGGGTCTGCCGCCGTGCGCGAGATCGACGACAAGGGGGAGGCCGATGTCCGCCGGCGCTGCACGGGCGGCCTCGTCTGTCCTGCACAGGCCGTTGAAAGATTGAAGCATTTTGTCTCCCGCAAGGCCCTGGACATTGACGGGCTCGGCGCGAAACAGGTGCAGCTCTTCCATGAGAAAGGGGTCGTCAGAGCCCCGCAGGACATCTTCCGCCTGGCGGACCGGATTGCCGCGGAAGGCCTGCCTCCGCTCGAGGAATGGGACGGGTTCGGCAAGGCGTCCGCACGCAAGCTGTTCGACGCCATCGACGCCCGCCGGAACGTGCCCTTCGCCCGCTTCCTCAACGGCCTCGGCATCCGTCACGTAGGCCAGACCACGTCCCAGCTCTATGCGCGCCATTTCCTGACCTGGCAGGCCTTCTGGCAGACGGTTGAGCGCGCGGCGGAAGGCGGCGCGGACTCCGAGGCCTTCGCAGAGCTGACGGGCATTGACGGGATCGGGCAGGCGGCCGCCGGAGCGCTGGTCGACTTCGATGCCGAGCCGCACAATCGCGACATGCTCGCCGCCCTGCTGTCGGAAGTCACCATACAGGACGAGGAGGCGGTCGCCTCGGACAGCCCCGTCGCGGGCAAGACCATCGTGTTCACAGGCACGCTGGAACGCATGACGCGGGACGAAGCAAAGGCGCGGGCCAGCGCGCTTGGCGCAAAGGTTTCCGGCTCGGTCTCTGCCAAGACGGACATTCTCGTCGCCGGTCCCGGCGCCGGGTCGAAGCTGAAGAAAGCCGAAACCCTCGGCGTCCAGACGCTGACGGAAGATGAGTGGTTTGACCTGATCGGCGGCCAGGCCGGGGCGGAGTAG
- a CDS encoding outer membrane protein assembly factor BamD — protein sequence MRVFPKLPIVLIATSAIALTACQSRDQRRQELAYVERPVEQLYNQAASELDKRDYDQAVLLFNEVERQHPYSEWARRSMVMTAFAHYQSRNYDEAISGAQRYLALHPGGSEAEYAYYLIAASHFDQITDVGRDQGTTERARDALVDVIRRFPDSQYARDSQVKLDMVRDQLAGKEMTVGRWYLRNNQTLSAINRFRTVVKTYDTTSHAPEALHRLVEAYLTLGLRDQALAVGSTLGYNYPDSDWYRMSYRLLTNEGLDPEALDGETRRTLLQRIIPGGK from the coding sequence ATGCGAGTCTTCCCGAAACTTCCGATTGTCCTGATTGCGACGTCCGCAATCGCCCTGACCGCGTGCCAGTCGCGCGACCAGCGCCGCCAGGAACTGGCCTATGTCGAGCGCCCGGTGGAGCAGCTCTACAATCAGGCGGCTTCGGAACTGGACAAGCGGGACTATGATCAGGCCGTGCTGCTGTTCAACGAGGTGGAGCGCCAGCACCCCTATTCGGAATGGGCGCGCCGCTCGATGGTCATGACGGCATTCGCGCATTACCAGTCCCGCAACTATGACGAAGCGATCTCTGGCGCGCAGCGCTATCTGGCGCTGCATCCGGGCGGCTCGGAGGCGGAGTATGCCTACTACCTGATCGCGGCGAGCCATTTTGACCAAATTACCGATGTGGGCCGCGACCAGGGCACGACCGAGCGCGCGCGCGACGCTCTGGTGGATGTCATCCGCCGCTTCCCGGACAGCCAGTATGCGCGGGACTCCCAGGTGAAACTGGACATGGTTCGCGACCAGCTGGCGGGCAAGGAAATGACCGTTGGCCGCTGGTATCTGCGCAACAACCAGACCCTGTCGGCAATCAACCGTTTCCGCACAGTGGTCAAAACCTATGACACGACCTCCCACGCGCCTGAGGCGCTGCACCGGCTGGTCGAAGCCTATCTGACGCTTGGCCTGCGTGATCAGGCGCTCGCGGTCGGTTCCACGCTGGGATACAATTATCCGGACAGCGACTGGTACCGGATGAGCTATCGCCTCCTGACCAATGAAGGGCTCGACCCGGAAGCGCTGGACGGTGAGACCCGCCGCACGCTGCTGCAGCGGATTATCCCGGGCGGCAAATAG
- the lpxC gene encoding UDP-3-O-acyl-N-acetylglucosamine deacetylase has translation MSRPDPPKSLLKLEVGVLSGSVEFQQTIARPAVCAGVGVHSGEKARLVLKPAPAGTGVVFRRTDLAGSDTSIPADAEHVTDTQLGTTLTNDAGVSVAVVEHLMAALAGVGIDNLLVEIDGPEVPIMDGSSAVYCELLLQAGLKQQSAPRRRIRILERIEIEDGPKRASLSPAPDTFLTLNARIEYDDSVIGVQEMTLQLAPGMFARDLAFARTYGFARDVDMLRSMGLARGGSLENAVVVDNGEIMNPEGLRSEDEFVRHKMLDAVGDLMLAGAPIAGRYDAVQPGHSINNLLVRKLLETPSAWCWETDVEASAVVAARRSAAV, from the coding sequence ATGTCGCGCCCCGACCCCCCAAAATCCCTGTTGAAACTGGAGGTTGGTGTGTTGTCCGGTAGTGTAGAATTTCAGCAGACGATTGCTCGTCCCGCCGTCTGCGCGGGTGTTGGCGTGCACAGTGGAGAGAAGGCCCGGCTTGTCCTGAAGCCGGCCCCGGCTGGCACGGGCGTCGTGTTTCGCCGCACGGACCTGGCCGGGTCCGACACGTCCATTCCGGCCGACGCCGAACATGTTACCGACACACAGCTGGGCACGACGCTGACCAATGACGCCGGCGTGTCCGTCGCGGTTGTGGAACACCTGATGGCCGCGCTGGCAGGCGTCGGCATCGACAATCTGCTGGTGGAGATTGATGGTCCGGAAGTTCCGATCATGGACGGATCTTCGGCCGTGTATTGCGAATTGCTTCTGCAGGCCGGCCTGAAACAGCAATCAGCGCCCCGGCGCCGCATCCGCATCCTGGAGCGGATCGAGATCGAGGACGGCCCCAAACGCGCCAGCCTCTCCCCCGCCCCGGACACATTCCTGACGCTGAATGCGCGGATCGAATATGATGACTCCGTGATTGGCGTTCAGGAAATGACGCTGCAACTAGCACCGGGCATGTTTGCCCGCGATCTGGCGTTCGCGCGCACCTACGGATTTGCCCGCGACGTAGACATGCTGCGGTCGATGGGCCTGGCGCGTGGCGGGTCGCTCGAAAATGCCGTCGTGGTCGACAATGGTGAAATCATGAATCCCGAAGGCCTGCGGTCCGAGGATGAATTCGTGCGTCACAAGATGCTCGACGCGGTGGGCGACCTGATGCTGGCAGGCGCGCCGATTGCCGGTCGGTACGACGCGGTTCAACCGGGTCATTCGATCAACAATCTTCTGGTGCGCAAGCTGCTGGAGACGCCATCGGCCTGGTGCTGGGAGACGGATGTCGAAGCGTCCGCCGTGGTGGCGGCACGCCGGTCTGCGGCCGTTTGA
- the ftsZ gene encoding cell division protein FtsZ has product MTHELKPRILVFGVGGAGGNAVDNMIEANLQGVEFIVANTDAQALSRSKTENRIQLGPETTSGLGAGARPDVGAKAAEESLEDIRARLDGAHMVFIAAGMGGGTGTGAAPVIARAAQEMGVLTVAVVTKPFSFEGTRRMAFAEEGLASIQNYVDTMIVVPNQNLFRIANDRTTFAEAFRMADDVLYSGVRGITDLMVMPGLINLDFADVSSIMRGMGAAMMGMGEAEGENRALEAARLAIDNPLLDDISMKGAKGVLINITGGYDMTLFELDEAANEVRREVDPDANIILGSAFDTELEGKIRVSVVAAGVDAIMAAVKPAPPVAETVRQPIAEPIEDEAVVETEAEAEEDAVAPETVDEDRPKVILHHSPALRSEETDPRSDFPGQSLPAEHFEGSEGEDQVQADAIFSKKTDVPAEDEGRHGSSGFSNLFGWRRNTQGENDDHPAPESGSNIVSSPDDHPEPAPFDDADLEIPAFLRRSANH; this is encoded by the coding sequence ATGACACATGAGCTCAAGCCCAGGATCCTGGTCTTTGGAGTTGGCGGCGCCGGAGGCAATGCTGTCGACAACATGATCGAGGCGAACCTGCAGGGGGTCGAGTTCATCGTCGCCAACACGGACGCCCAGGCGCTGTCCCGCTCGAAAACGGAAAACCGCATCCAGCTGGGCCCTGAAACCACGTCCGGCCTCGGCGCCGGCGCGCGGCCCGATGTGGGCGCAAAGGCGGCAGAAGAATCCCTCGAAGACATTCGCGCCCGTCTCGACGGGGCCCATATGGTGTTCATTGCCGCCGGGATGGGCGGCGGTACGGGCACAGGCGCCGCGCCGGTGATCGCCCGCGCAGCCCAGGAAATGGGTGTGCTGACCGTGGCCGTTGTAACCAAGCCGTTCAGCTTTGAAGGCACGCGGCGGATGGCGTTTGCCGAGGAAGGTCTGGCCAGCATCCAGAACTATGTCGACACGATGATCGTCGTGCCGAACCAGAACCTGTTCCGCATTGCCAATGACCGCACCACATTCGCGGAAGCCTTCCGCATGGCCGATGATGTGCTCTATTCCGGCGTGCGCGGCATCACCGATCTGATGGTCATGCCCGGCCTGATCAATCTCGACTTCGCCGATGTCAGCTCGATCATGCGCGGCATGGGTGCCGCCATGATGGGCATGGGCGAGGCGGAAGGCGAGAACCGCGCCCTGGAGGCGGCCCGCCTGGCCATCGACAATCCGCTGCTGGACGATATCTCGATGAAGGGCGCCAAGGGCGTCCTGATCAACATCACCGGCGGCTATGACATGACGCTGTTCGAACTCGACGAGGCTGCCAATGAGGTGCGCCGCGAAGTCGACCCGGATGCGAACATCATTCTCGGATCCGCGTTCGACACCGAACTGGAAGGCAAGATCCGCGTTTCGGTCGTTGCGGCCGGTGTCGACGCCATCATGGCCGCCGTGAAACCGGCCCCGCCGGTTGCCGAGACCGTTCGCCAGCCGATTGCAGAGCCGATCGAGGACGAAGCTGTGGTCGAAACGGAGGCCGAGGCCGAAGAGGACGCCGTCGCGCCCGAAACCGTGGATGAGGACCGTCCGAAAGTGATCCTGCATCACTCCCCTGCCCTCCGGTCGGAGGAAACCGATCCACGCAGCGATTTCCCGGGACAATCCCTGCCTGCCGAACATTTCGAAGGCAGCGAAGGGGAAGACCAGGTGCAGGCCGATGCGATCTTCAGCAAGAAAACGGATGTACCCGCCGAAGATGAAGGCCGCCACGGCTCATCCGGCTTCTCCAACCTGTTCGGCTGGCGCCGCAACACCCAGGGCGAGAATGACGATCATCCCGCCCCGGAATCCGGCTCCAATATCGTGTCTTCTCCCGATGATCATCCCGAGCCGGCTCCCTTTGATGATGCCGATCTGGAGATTCCAGCCTTCCTGCGCCGGTCAGCCAATCACTGA